A single window of Tautonia marina DNA harbors:
- a CDS encoding cation-translocating P-type ATPase family protein: MGLVHREYHPDDMQHLRAHAFEAAGAHDDHEQHHRDEHLRLYLFTALLGALIGLDLVLWSFAPTSWRAPWGVSLIWVAALVGSARIVYQALEALVKGRVGADVALAVAALAALALREPFVAAEVVFIAMVGEVLEAITANRAMKSIRRLFDQAPRVARVRRDGQLVEVPPHEVKAGEVVVVAAGERIPVDGEIVSGRSTVDQSALTGESIPVDRGPGEDVYTGTINQFGQIEVRADRVGHESTFGQVLKLVADAQRRKAPIHRTADRLASYFLPAVFAAATITVVAGLLLGWPDTGRRAVAVLVVACPCALILATPAAVMASMAWLARHGVVIKGGAALERMARCDAIAFDKTGTLTLGTPELVTVESFDDRTADDLLRLAASAERGGRHPLADSVVREADRRGLSVPEASDIVAMPGAGVEARVVDPGGAERSVIVGNRRLMIERGLALDATVEEGIARLDGIGQTPLLVAEAGRIVGLLGARDTVRPEAHDVIHDLKHLKFTLIALLTGDRKPAAEVVAKKVHLKTVESELLPADKAAWIRERQGEGRRVAMIGDGINDAPALAAADVGIAIAGPGADLAAEAGDVVLMNDPLNVLPDFVKLSRATVRIIRQNIILFAFGLNAGAVFLAFLGVLGPVAAAILHQIGSLLVLLNAMRLLGFGDWHEMPPFRQIRAFGRAIDAWDDRLDLGRVVDRAMSHWRGALIGLAILGAVAYAGSGLTTIGPEEVGLVSRFGRFEGTIDPGLHLRWPRPIERIVRLEPDRVRGVSIGFRTIEVERTTDGFRWESGHDRADARATEEALVLTGDGRLIELTATVEYRLGASRDHWRIAAFGVDRAEEALQSLAEASVRSVIGRRPLDALMTDRRGDAERASTEELRRRVAEAGLGLEVVGVTFRDAHPPLAVVDAYRDVSRANRDAEAQVNAALAQRAERLADARGLAAETLAQAEADRRSSVAVASSSAASFLALQSARTSAPKLTDHRLYADAVEAAVADRPKLILDPSRADRRRHLILGEPAISGWLGDPERLQDDLPRTPTAEPEPSP; the protein is encoded by the coding sequence ATGGGCCTCGTGCACCGCGAATATCACCCGGACGACATGCAACACCTGCGGGCCCATGCCTTTGAGGCAGCCGGCGCGCATGATGACCACGAACAGCATCACCGCGACGAGCACCTGAGGCTCTATCTGTTCACGGCGTTGCTTGGGGCGCTGATCGGGCTCGATCTGGTGCTCTGGTCTTTCGCGCCGACGAGCTGGCGGGCCCCCTGGGGGGTGAGCCTGATCTGGGTGGCGGCCCTGGTCGGCTCGGCCCGGATCGTGTATCAGGCGCTGGAAGCGCTGGTCAAAGGGAGGGTCGGGGCGGATGTGGCCCTGGCGGTCGCGGCCCTGGCGGCACTGGCGTTGCGCGAGCCGTTCGTGGCGGCGGAGGTCGTGTTCATCGCCATGGTGGGCGAGGTGCTGGAGGCGATCACGGCGAACCGGGCGATGAAGTCGATTCGACGCCTGTTCGACCAGGCCCCGAGGGTGGCTCGGGTGCGCCGAGACGGCCAGCTTGTTGAGGTTCCGCCGCACGAGGTCAAGGCGGGAGAGGTGGTCGTGGTCGCGGCCGGTGAGCGAATTCCGGTCGATGGGGAGATCGTTTCGGGTCGAAGCACGGTCGATCAGTCGGCGTTGACCGGCGAGTCGATCCCGGTCGATCGCGGCCCCGGCGAGGACGTGTATACGGGGACGATCAACCAGTTCGGTCAGATCGAGGTGCGGGCTGATCGGGTCGGGCACGAATCGACGTTCGGGCAGGTGTTGAAGCTGGTGGCCGACGCCCAAAGGCGGAAGGCGCCGATCCACCGGACGGCGGATCGCCTGGCGTCGTATTTCCTGCCGGCGGTCTTCGCGGCGGCAACGATTACCGTGGTGGCGGGGTTGCTGCTGGGCTGGCCGGATACGGGACGGCGAGCGGTGGCCGTGCTGGTGGTGGCCTGCCCGTGTGCCCTGATTTTGGCGACCCCGGCCGCCGTGATGGCAAGCATGGCCTGGCTGGCGAGGCATGGGGTCGTCATCAAGGGGGGGGCGGCCCTGGAACGAATGGCGCGGTGCGACGCGATTGCCTTCGACAAGACGGGGACACTCACGCTCGGCACGCCGGAACTGGTGACGGTCGAGTCGTTTGATGATCGAACGGCCGACGACTTGCTCAGGCTGGCGGCCTCGGCCGAGCGAGGGGGAAGGCATCCGCTGGCCGATTCGGTCGTCCGGGAAGCCGATCGGCGCGGGCTTTCGGTGCCCGAGGCGAGCGACATTGTGGCCATGCCAGGCGCGGGAGTCGAGGCCCGCGTGGTCGATCCGGGGGGGGCGGAGCGGTCGGTGATCGTCGGCAATCGCCGTCTGATGATCGAGCGAGGGCTGGCACTGGATGCCACCGTCGAGGAGGGGATCGCCCGGCTCGACGGGATCGGCCAGACCCCGTTGCTCGTGGCGGAAGCAGGGCGGATTGTCGGCCTCCTGGGAGCCCGAGACACGGTGAGGCCCGAGGCCCACGATGTCATTCACGATTTAAAACACTTGAAATTCACCCTCATCGCGCTGTTGACCGGCGACCGCAAACCAGCGGCGGAGGTGGTGGCGAAGAAGGTGCATCTGAAGACGGTCGAATCGGAGCTGCTCCCGGCGGACAAGGCGGCCTGGATTCGGGAGCGCCAGGGAGAAGGGCGACGGGTGGCGATGATCGGCGACGGGATCAACGACGCTCCCGCGCTGGCGGCGGCCGATGTCGGGATCGCCATTGCCGGGCCGGGCGCCGACCTGGCGGCCGAGGCGGGCGACGTGGTGTTAATGAATGATCCGCTGAACGTCCTGCCCGACTTCGTGAAGCTGTCTCGGGCGACGGTGCGGATCATCCGGCAGAACATCATCCTGTTTGCGTTTGGCCTGAACGCGGGGGCGGTGTTTCTGGCCTTCCTCGGCGTGCTTGGGCCGGTGGCAGCGGCGATCCTGCACCAGATCGGGTCGCTCTTGGTCCTGCTGAACGCGATGCGGTTGCTCGGCTTCGGCGACTGGCACGAGATGCCTCCGTTCCGGCAGATCCGAGCCTTCGGCCGGGCGATCGACGCCTGGGACGATCGGCTCGACCTGGGCCGGGTGGTCGATCGGGCGATGAGCCACTGGCGAGGCGCGCTGATCGGACTGGCGATACTCGGCGCGGTGGCGTATGCAGGGTCGGGGCTGACGACGATCGGCCCCGAGGAGGTCGGACTGGTGAGCCGGTTCGGTCGGTTCGAGGGCACGATCGATCCGGGCTTGCACCTGCGATGGCCGAGGCCGATCGAGCGAATCGTGCGTCTGGAGCCGGATCGCGTGCGAGGGGTGTCGATCGGATTCCGGACGATCGAGGTTGAGCGCACCACGGACGGCTTCCGCTGGGAGAGTGGGCACGATCGTGCCGACGCGAGGGCGACGGAGGAAGCGCTGGTTCTGACCGGAGATGGTCGGCTGATCGAGCTGACGGCCACGGTCGAGTACCGGCTCGGCGCGTCCCGAGATCACTGGAGGATCGCAGCCTTTGGAGTGGATCGCGCGGAGGAGGCGTTGCAGTCGCTGGCCGAGGCGAGCGTTCGGTCGGTCATCGGCCGACGACCGCTGGATGCCTTGATGACGGACCGCCGGGGAGACGCCGAGCGGGCCTCGACCGAGGAACTCCGCCGACGGGTCGCCGAGGCGGGGCTCGGGCTGGAGGTCGTGGGGGTGACGTTCCGGGATGCTCATCCGCCATTGGCGGTGGTGGATGCATATCGGGATGTCTCGCGTGCCAATCGCGATGCCGAGGCCCAGGTGAACGCCGCGCTCGCCCAGCGTGCCGAGCGATTGGCCGATGCTCGGGGACTGGCCGCCGAGACGCTGGCCCAGGCCGAGGCGGATCGTCGATCGTCGGTGGCGGTTGCCTCGTCGTCGGCCGCGTCGTTTTTGGCCCTGCAATCGGCCCGCACGTCGGCACCGAAGCTAACCGACCACCGGCTCTATGCCGACGCGGTCGAGGCCGCCGTGGCCGATCGGCCGAAGCTGATCCTTGACCCGTCTCGGGCCGATCGCCGCCGCCATTTGATCTTGGGGGAACCGGCAATCTCCGGATGGCTCGGCGATCCCGAGCGATTGCAGGACGATCTCCCGCGCACGCCAACCGCCGAGCCGGAGCCATCGCCGTGA
- the hflC gene encoding protease modulator HflC, whose product MRRSSVIAALLIFVVAVLLVAARSIVVADESQYVLVTSFGRPVVLYGDDPGEAGLHAKWPWQGVWSIDRRLKSFDTSTREVITGDKKNLEIAGFVAWKVADPITFLRAAGSSEAAEARLEERIASALSDAIGRRELETLASTDSTVWALDAVTGEVQSAVAEAASEELGVAVVDVRLRRFNHPLEVRPAVFDLIRSERRQVAAQVRADGETKARTITSQAERQREAILAEAEAEADRIRSSGEAEATRILNEAHATDPGFAEFLRTLETYRSLLDGRATVVLSADSPLLRLLNQGPGSEVLQAPATASTPTPLAQPTPASGAPVAATDPNPSGEDEE is encoded by the coding sequence ATGCGTCGATCCTCGGTTATCGCCGCCCTGCTGATATTCGTCGTGGCCGTGCTTCTGGTCGCGGCGCGGTCGATCGTGGTGGCGGATGAATCGCAATATGTGCTCGTAACCAGCTTCGGCCGTCCGGTCGTGCTGTACGGCGATGATCCGGGAGAGGCGGGCCTGCACGCCAAATGGCCGTGGCAAGGGGTCTGGTCGATCGACCGCCGCCTGAAGTCGTTCGACACGAGCACGAGGGAAGTGATCACCGGGGACAAGAAGAATCTGGAGATCGCCGGGTTCGTTGCCTGGAAGGTGGCCGATCCGATCACCTTCCTCCGCGCCGCCGGATCGAGCGAGGCAGCCGAGGCGAGGCTGGAGGAGCGGATTGCCTCGGCGTTGAGCGATGCGATCGGCCGGAGAGAACTGGAGACGCTCGCCTCGACCGATTCGACGGTCTGGGCGCTCGACGCCGTGACCGGGGAGGTGCAATCGGCCGTGGCCGAAGCGGCAAGCGAGGAGTTGGGGGTCGCGGTGGTGGACGTGAGGCTTCGCCGGTTCAATCACCCGCTGGAGGTCCGGCCGGCGGTGTTCGATCTGATCCGGAGCGAACGCCGACAGGTGGCCGCGCAGGTCCGCGCCGACGGGGAAACGAAGGCCCGCACGATTACCAGCCAGGCCGAGCGGCAACGGGAGGCGATTCTCGCCGAGGCCGAGGCCGAGGCCGACCGCATCCGAAGCTCGGGAGAGGCCGAGGCCACCCGCATCCTGAACGAGGCCCACGCGACCGACCCGGGCTTCGCCGAGTTCCTGCGGACGCTGGAAACGTATCGCTCGTTGCTCGACGGCCGGGCGACGGTCGTCCTGTCGGCCGATAGCCCGTTGCTGAGGCTCTTGAACCAGGGGCCGGGATCGGAGGTCCTGCAAGCTCCGGCAACAGCTTCCACGCCGACTCCTCTGGCCCAACCGACACCGGCTTCGGGTGCTCCGGTTGCTGCGACCGATCCGAACCCGTCCGGGGAGGACGAGGAATGA
- the hflK gene encoding protease modulator HflK has translation MSRRTRIATTMGLTSLVVLIVLATGLVAVEPGESVVVRRFGRVIDRPMGAGLHWVAPLGIDRIDRVRTDEVRRLRLGLAGIPGAAEAPGAGEFLSGDQNVLQAEVVVQYRVADPVAFVVGVDRREEVLAALGEASLSRALARRGIDDAMGGDRLAVAVEVAETLQDDSERLGLGLAILGVNLTEVRPPEEVRPDFAATQAARSEVDTRLREAQGLADRLLAASASEVGAILDRAHAAAERSVILARSRADRFRSLATEVNRARPMTVQRIYLDTIRTQWPRVGRTVVLAPDEPLDLSILGPVDEP, from the coding sequence ATGAGCCGTCGAACACGGATCGCAACAACGATGGGCCTGACGAGCCTGGTCGTCCTGATCGTTCTGGCAACGGGCCTGGTGGCGGTCGAGCCGGGCGAATCGGTCGTCGTCCGGCGCTTCGGTCGGGTGATTGATCGGCCGATGGGAGCAGGGTTGCACTGGGTCGCCCCCCTCGGGATCGACCGGATCGACCGCGTTCGGACGGACGAAGTGCGACGTCTGAGGCTTGGGCTGGCCGGCATTCCCGGAGCCGCCGAAGCCCCCGGCGCCGGTGAGTTTCTCTCGGGCGATCAGAACGTGCTGCAAGCGGAAGTGGTCGTCCAGTACCGAGTGGCCGATCCGGTGGCGTTCGTGGTGGGGGTCGATCGGCGTGAGGAGGTGCTGGCCGCGCTCGGAGAGGCGTCGTTGAGTCGGGCGCTGGCCCGTCGGGGGATTGACGATGCGATGGGAGGCGATCGGCTGGCCGTGGCCGTCGAGGTGGCGGAAACCTTGCAAGACGACTCGGAACGGCTCGGGCTTGGGCTGGCGATCCTGGGGGTGAATCTGACCGAGGTTCGTCCTCCCGAGGAAGTCCGACCCGACTTCGCCGCCACCCAGGCGGCCCGGAGTGAAGTCGATACGAGGCTCCGCGAGGCGCAGGGGCTGGCCGATCGTCTGCTGGCCGCCTCGGCGTCGGAAGTCGGGGCGATTCTCGACCGCGCCCATGCCGCGGCGGAGCGCTCGGTGATTCTCGCGCGGTCGCGGGCCGACAGGTTCCGATCGCTGGCGACCGAAGTGAACCGAGCCCGCCCGATGACCGTTCAGCGGATCTATCTCGACACGATTCGAACCCAGTGGCCGAGGGTCGGACGAACGGTCGTCCTTGCGCCGGACGAACCCCTGGATCTCAGTATCCTCGGGCCGGTAGACGAGCCTTGA
- a CDS encoding MotA/TolQ/ExbB proton channel family protein → MPTPIPSPRGRRLSRILLAALLTLPLLCVGTIGLMPTVAMAQEDVPPPPAPEPEGAPAPEAAPAPEPEPEASEPASAETTSGSPVRTKSGLQWFIESSGIIGGLIIILSITLVAMIIRLFLEFRLKEAVPPQLVDLLDNAIREKKFQEAYDACREDNSFLARLVRTGVANMPNGRTEAKEAMNATAEEIVVDMESKNSYLGTIGTIAPMLGLLGTVLGMILAFQDLATVEGVQVDPTKLAGNISLALVTTFEGLIVSVPAIFFFAFFRNRIVFIATETTKIADRTINAFWQAAKQQQGVTRTAT, encoded by the coding sequence ATGCCGACCCCGATTCCGAGCCCGAGGGGCCGTCGCCTGTCCCGAATTCTGCTGGCGGCGTTGCTGACGCTGCCGCTCTTGTGCGTCGGCACGATCGGACTGATGCCGACCGTTGCGATGGCCCAGGAGGACGTGCCGCCTCCACCGGCTCCGGAACCGGAGGGTGCCCCGGCTCCCGAGGCTGCTCCCGCGCCCGAGCCGGAACCGGAGGCGTCTGAGCCGGCTTCGGCCGAGACCACGTCGGGAAGCCCGGTTCGAACCAAGTCGGGATTGCAGTGGTTTATCGAGTCGTCGGGCATCATCGGCGGCCTGATCATCATTCTGTCGATCACTCTGGTGGCGATGATCATTCGCCTGTTCCTGGAGTTCCGGCTCAAGGAAGCGGTGCCGCCGCAACTGGTCGACCTGCTCGATAACGCGATCCGAGAGAAGAAATTCCAGGAAGCTTACGACGCCTGCCGTGAGGATAATTCGTTCCTGGCCCGGCTGGTGCGGACCGGCGTGGCCAACATGCCCAACGGTCGAACCGAGGCCAAGGAAGCGATGAACGCGACGGCCGAGGAAATCGTGGTCGATATGGAGTCGAAGAACAGCTATCTCGGCACGATTGGCACGATCGCCCCGATGCTCGGCCTGCTCGGAACGGTGCTGGGCATGATCCTCGCCTTCCAGGACCTGGCGACGGTCGAGGGGGTGCAGGTCGATCCGACGAAGCTGGCCGGGAACATTTCGCTCGCGCTGGTCACGACCTTCGAAGGGTTGATTGTGTCGGTGCCGGCGATCTTCTTCTTCGCCTTCTTCCGGAACCGGATCGTCTTCATCGCGACCGAGACGACCAAGATCGCCGATCGCACCATCAACGCTTTCTGGCAAGCCGCCAAGCAGCAGCAAGGGGTCACCCGGACCGCCACCTGA
- a CDS encoding ExbD/TolR family protein encodes MPRPKLHNVKYQPDLTPLLDVVFQLMTFFIMVSNFNQEVYDQRVRLPVAGSARPILNPAEDKLVLNIDETGRLLVASQALSADEALKHIRFQADLARLNADAAGVTLSAGEPLPTTVILRADRQAPFTEVFRLIRACQDVNFSRFDLRALSAPTY; translated from the coding sequence ATGCCCCGACCCAAACTGCACAACGTCAAGTATCAGCCCGACCTGACGCCGCTGCTCGACGTCGTCTTCCAGCTCATGACCTTTTTCATCATGGTCTCGAACTTCAACCAGGAAGTGTATGACCAGCGGGTCCGGCTCCCGGTGGCGGGGTCGGCCCGACCGATTCTCAACCCGGCCGAGGACAAGCTCGTCCTGAACATCGACGAGACCGGCCGCCTGCTGGTGGCCAGCCAGGCTCTCAGCGCCGACGAGGCACTCAAGCATATTCGCTTCCAGGCCGACCTGGCCCGCCTCAATGCCGACGCCGCCGGCGTCACGCTCTCGGCCGGAGAGCCGCTGCCCACGACCGTGATTCTTCGGGCCGATCGCCAGGCCCCGTTTACCGAGGTCTTCCGGCTCATCCGGGCCTGCCAGGATGTGAATTTCTCCCGGTTCGACCTCCGAGCCCTCAGTGCACCAACTTATTGA
- a CDS encoding ExbD/TolR family protein translates to MFRPRQSTEIEVPLTPMLDVAFQLLTFFILTFKPAPMELQFDLNLLPTTPQTEPEPEPPPEESPSDEPPAIRSFQVTLLSNNTGELTGIELEELRFENLPSLRDRIKGLLEDPDYGFDQALIRAHPDLHWEHLVAVLNMFSDLGLTKVNFTEMN, encoded by the coding sequence ATGTTTCGACCGCGTCAATCGACCGAAATTGAAGTCCCGCTGACTCCCATGCTCGACGTGGCCTTTCAGCTGCTCACGTTCTTCATCCTCACGTTCAAGCCCGCGCCGATGGAGCTGCAGTTTGACCTGAACCTGCTGCCGACCACTCCTCAGACCGAGCCCGAACCGGAACCGCCTCCTGAGGAGAGCCCCTCGGACGAACCCCCGGCAATCCGATCATTCCAGGTGACGTTGCTCTCGAACAACACGGGAGAGTTGACCGGAATCGAACTGGAGGAATTGCGGTTCGAGAACCTTCCCAGCCTCCGCGATCGGATTAAAGGGTTGCTTGAAGACCCGGACTATGGATTCGATCAGGCACTGATCCGGGCGCATCCGGATCTTCACTGGGAACACCTGGTTGCGGTCTTGAACATGTTCTCCGACCTTGGGCTAACGAAGGTCAACTTCACTGAGATGAACTGA
- a CDS encoding EVE domain-containing protein, with protein sequence MAYWLFKSEPDCFSFADLMASPDRTTGWDGVRNYQARNFLRDQVKKGDLVLFYHSNANPPGIAGIAEVVREAHPDPTAFDPNADHYDPKSDPDNPIWFQVSIRAVRAIEPLIELPRLRAEPRLEGMELLRKGSRLSIQPVGETHWKVIEEWSGGNISPSRSTTRRRPA encoded by the coding sequence ATGGCATACTGGCTGTTCAAATCGGAGCCGGACTGCTTCTCCTTTGCCGATCTGATGGCCTCGCCCGACCGGACGACCGGATGGGACGGCGTGCGGAACTACCAGGCCCGGAACTTCCTGCGCGATCAGGTCAAGAAGGGGGATCTTGTCCTCTTCTACCACTCGAACGCCAATCCTCCGGGGATTGCCGGAATTGCCGAGGTGGTGCGTGAGGCCCATCCCGACCCGACCGCCTTCGACCCGAACGCCGATCATTACGACCCCAAGAGTGACCCGGATAACCCCATCTGGTTCCAGGTTTCCATCCGGGCGGTTCGGGCGATCGAGCCCTTGATCGAGCTTCCCCGACTGCGTGCCGAGCCGCGACTGGAAGGGATGGAGCTGCTTCGCAAAGGAAGCCGACTCTCGATTCAACCTGTCGGCGAGACTCACTGGAAGGTTATTGAAGAATGGAGCGGCGGCAACATCTCGCCGTCTCGTTCAACCACCCGCCGTCGCCCGGCATAA
- a CDS encoding VOC family protein: MARIEHVALFAADPHALKDFYVEALGLRVILDNSKASPPGYFLADDAGVAVELIGRPTEVPAVDTRHVCHIAFIVDDVAAARADLEARGLTFEDDTAVDNETMTTAFFRDPEGNRLQIVKRPRPLVS, translated from the coding sequence ATGGCTCGCATCGAACACGTCGCCCTGTTTGCCGCCGACCCTCATGCCTTGAAAGATTTTTATGTTGAGGCGTTGGGGCTTCGGGTGATTCTCGACAACAGCAAGGCCTCGCCTCCCGGCTACTTCCTGGCCGATGATGCCGGGGTGGCGGTGGAGTTGATTGGCCGCCCGACCGAGGTGCCCGCCGTCGATACGAGGCACGTCTGCCACATCGCCTTCATCGTCGATGACGTGGCCGCGGCCCGCGCCGACCTGGAAGCTCGGGGGCTCACGTTCGAGGACGATACGGCTGTTGACAACGAGACGATGACGACCGCCTTCTTCCGCGACCCGGAAGGAAACCGGCTTCAGATCGTCAAGCGGCCTCGCCCGCTGGTGAGTTGA
- a CDS encoding bifunctional acetate--CoA ligase family protein/GNAT family N-acetyltransferase — protein sequence MSPADPASPSQAHNVLRTTRSDLDPIFYPKTVAVIGATEAAGSVGRTILWNLLSSPFGGTVYPVNPKRPNVLGVKAYPRVSDLPEPVDLAVVVTPAPTVPGIIGECVDAGVKGAIIISAGFKEVGPQGAELERQVLEQARRGRMRIIGPNCLGVMNPMTGLNATFAGAMARPGNVGFISQSGALCTAVLDWSFQEQVGFSAFLSIGSMVDVGWGDLIDYLGDDPKTRSIVIYMESIGDARKFLSAAREVALTKPIIVIKAGRTSAAAAAAASHTGSLTGSDEVLDAAFRRSGVLRVNSIADIFNMSEVLAKQPRPRGPRLAILTNAGGPGVLATDALIQNGGELADLSSETIAELNEFLPGAWSRGNPVDILGDAGPERYAKAVEVVSRDPNSDGLLVVLTPQAMTDPTRTADQLKVAARKGGKPVLASWMGGTHVAAGVDILNRSDIPTFTYPDTAARAFAAMWRHSDALRGIYQTPSETEHEGDGVINQAAAEEIVRAARSAGRTILNEAESKRLLTAYGIPTVETIVAADEQAAVSAADRIGYPVVLKLHSDTITHKTDVGGVMLNLVDGKAVRAAFQSIRTSVLNTTSEADFQGVTVQPMIRQLDGYELIIGSSIDPQFGPVLLFGTGGSLVEVFRDRALALPPLNTTLARRMMEQTRILTALKGVRGRPPVDLGALERLLVRFSQLVVEQRWIKEIDINPLLVSHESMLALDARVIVHDLDVSAADLPRTAIRPYPTQYVEPFTLRDGTRTTIRPIRPEDEPLMIAFHESLSERSVYSRYFQAMKLSTRVAHERLTRICFIDYDREMALVVSRRPTEPGRHEILAVGRLSRQHSFDEAEFALLVADAYQGHGLGGELLRRLIQIARNEGIRRVTADMLRDNRPMQRVCERLGFRLRYDPDDQIVHAEIEL from the coding sequence ATGTCGCCCGCCGACCCCGCCAGCCCCAGCCAGGCTCACAACGTCCTGCGCACCACCCGAAGCGACCTCGACCCCATCTTCTACCCGAAGACGGTTGCCGTGATCGGTGCGACCGAGGCTGCCGGCAGTGTCGGACGAACCATTCTCTGGAATTTGCTCAGCAGTCCCTTCGGAGGCACGGTCTATCCGGTCAACCCGAAGCGGCCGAATGTGTTGGGGGTGAAGGCGTACCCGCGCGTCTCAGACCTCCCCGAGCCGGTCGATCTGGCCGTTGTCGTGACGCCGGCTCCCACGGTGCCGGGAATCATCGGCGAGTGTGTTGATGCCGGCGTCAAGGGAGCCATCATCATCTCGGCCGGCTTCAAGGAGGTCGGGCCACAGGGGGCCGAGCTGGAACGCCAGGTTCTCGAACAGGCCCGTCGCGGCAGGATGCGGATCATCGGTCCGAACTGCCTCGGGGTGATGAATCCGATGACCGGCCTGAACGCCACCTTTGCCGGTGCAATGGCAAGGCCGGGAAACGTCGGATTCATCAGTCAGAGTGGCGCGCTTTGCACAGCGGTCCTCGACTGGAGCTTTCAGGAACAGGTCGGCTTCAGTGCCTTCCTCTCGATCGGTTCGATGGTGGATGTCGGCTGGGGCGATCTGATCGACTACCTCGGCGACGATCCGAAAACACGATCGATCGTCATTTACATGGAGTCGATTGGCGATGCGCGCAAGTTCCTGTCGGCGGCCCGAGAGGTCGCCTTGACCAAGCCGATCATCGTCATCAAGGCCGGGCGGACCTCGGCCGCCGCCGCTGCTGCTGCCTCGCATACCGGAAGCCTGACCGGCAGCGACGAGGTCCTCGATGCCGCTTTTCGACGTTCCGGAGTGCTGCGAGTCAACTCGATTGCCGACATTTTCAACATGTCCGAAGTGCTCGCCAAGCAGCCGCGCCCCCGAGGGCCCCGGCTGGCGATTCTCACCAATGCCGGTGGTCCAGGGGTCCTGGCGACGGATGCCCTGATTCAGAACGGCGGCGAACTGGCCGACCTCTCCTCCGAAACGATCGCCGAACTCAATGAGTTTCTCCCCGGCGCCTGGAGCCGGGGGAATCCCGTCGATATTCTCGGCGATGCTGGACCCGAGCGGTACGCGAAGGCGGTCGAGGTCGTCTCCCGCGATCCCAACAGCGACGGCTTGCTCGTGGTGCTCACGCCTCAGGCCATGACCGACCCGACCCGGACGGCCGATCAGTTGAAGGTCGCCGCCAGGAAGGGGGGCAAGCCAGTGCTGGCGAGCTGGATGGGCGGAACCCATGTCGCCGCGGGCGTTGATATTCTCAATCGCTCAGACATTCCAACCTTTACCTATCCCGACACCGCTGCGCGCGCCTTCGCCGCGATGTGGCGTCATAGCGATGCCCTGCGAGGCATTTACCAGACCCCTTCCGAAACCGAGCACGAAGGGGACGGCGTGATCAACCAAGCCGCCGCCGAGGAGATTGTTCGAGCCGCTCGGAGCGCGGGCCGAACGATCCTGAACGAGGCGGAATCGAAGCGGTTGCTTACCGCGTATGGAATTCCCACGGTCGAGACGATCGTTGCGGCCGACGAGCAGGCGGCCGTCTCCGCGGCCGATCGGATCGGCTATCCCGTGGTGCTTAAGTTGCATTCCGACACCATCACCCATAAGACCGATGTCGGCGGCGTGATGCTCAATCTGGTGGATGGGAAAGCGGTACGGGCGGCCTTTCAATCCATCCGAACCTCCGTTCTGAACACCACCAGCGAGGCCGACTTCCAGGGGGTGACCGTTCAACCGATGATCCGGCAGCTCGACGGATACGAGCTGATCATCGGCAGCAGTATCGATCCGCAGTTCGGTCCCGTCTTGCTCTTTGGCACGGGAGGCTCACTGGTCGAGGTCTTCCGGGATCGAGCGCTCGCCCTTCCTCCCCTGAACACGACCCTGGCCCGTCGCATGATGGAGCAAACGCGCATTCTCACGGCCTTGAAAGGAGTCAGAGGGCGGCCGCCGGTCGATCTGGGCGCTCTGGAACGGCTGCTGGTCCGATTCAGTCAGCTTGTCGTCGAGCAACGTTGGATCAAGGAGATCGATATCAATCCGCTCCTGGTCTCGCACGAGTCGATGCTCGCGCTCGACGCTCGCGTCATTGTGCATGATCTCGACGTTTCCGCCGCGGATCTTCCCCGAACGGCGATTCGCCCGTATCCCACACAATATGTCGAACCGTTTACGCTCCGAGATGGAACCCGGACGACCATCCGGCCGATCCGTCCGGAAGACGAACCCTTGATGATCGCCTTCCACGAATCGCTCTCGGAACGGAGCGTCTATTCACGGTATTTCCAGGCAATGAAGCTCAGCACCCGGGTCGCCCACGAGCGGCTGACCCGGATCTGCTTCATCGACTACGACCGCGAAATGGCCCTGGTCGTTTCAAGGCGCCCCACCGAGCCGGGTCGTCACGAGATTCTCGCCGTCGGCCGCCTGAGCCGGCAACATAGTTTCGACGAGGCCGAATTCGCCCTGCTCGTGGCCGATGCCTACCAGGGCCACGGCCTGGGAGGCGAATTGCTCCGACGCCTGATCCAGATCGCCCGCAATGAAGGGATCCGCCGGGTGACGGCCGATATGCTCCGCGACAATCGGCCCATGCAGCGCGTTTGCGAGCGACTCGGCTTCCGCCTCCGATACGATCCGGACGACCAGATCGTCCATGCCGAGATCGAGCTGTGA